One Echeneis naucrates chromosome 16, fEcheNa1.1, whole genome shotgun sequence genomic window, cacacacactcagatagACTGTACCTTTATGACAGAAAGTAATATGGGTGTAACTATGGTAGATATGAGTGTTTTACAAGCTTAAGAAACTTTGTACAAGATTAACAGCCATACAGAACATAAAATTCACTGTGACAGACGCATCAGAgctcacagacacagagacactaCACACCCAGCATGACAAAGCATCCCTACTCTTgccaacacaaacaagcaattACTCCATTTACACACTTCAGTGCATAATCCTCGTGATAGATTTCCTCACTGCTTCCACATGACCAGCGATATAAAGCTCTGTAAAAACCTCCCAGTGGTATTTTTTCCTTGATTCCTCCCAAATAGAGCAGGATTAGACTCAAGACCTCCCTCAAATAAGCAAAATAAACTGTGTGGAGAAAACAGGAATATACTTCTGTTGAACTAGACCGGACATGACATATTCCATTATTGTCAGGAAAAACAAGGCTTGTGCAAACTTCACAACTTCCTCCATGAGTGAAACCACGCAACCTGGGGAATTCCTGGCCAGAGCGGGAAAAGGCAAGGGTGGAATTATATCCACATTGTGATGGCAGGTGAGGGAGCACGACTCACAGAGCAGGAATCTTACCCTGTATTCCTGTGGTGTGACTGGAAATGGAGTAAGTGGGCGTCTGCCATAGGCCATAGGGATACACATGGACACACTTTATGCCCAGCCCCCATCAACAACTACATACTTCCCTTCCCAGAATCCATGCCTGTATGTTGAGTCAGCTGACCATGGGATGAATAAGCCCGCTCTCCTCCTTTCATTTTCCATCTTGTTAATGCCAAAGGAAGTGGTTGTGAGGGTTGAGTCACACCAATCTCTCAGCCCAATCTCCCAAAGatcccctccctcctcatcacAACAACAGCACCACACATGTTTCACATGCTGGTGGTCGGCCAGCATTCTCCTGAACTGATGTACGCACCTGCTACTCTTCACTCTTCCTTCCGCCTCACACCTTTTACCCTaatctctttcactttcttgtGTCCTACCAGCAGTGTGTGAGTCCACAGCTGCAGCACCATTAGGACGCCTCTCTGGGGGTCCACGGTCACACAGCTTGCCTCTGTCCGTGACCAAAAATCCTAACAATCCTTGTACCGGGTTAGTATCCCTAACCCTTCCCAACTGCATCGCCAGAGGACAACTCTACTTTAAAGATTCAGAGACTGAATATAtattctctcttctctctctctctctctgtttgcgTAACTTTCACAAACATCTTGCAGAAGCATTGGCATTGTTACTGTGTAGATATTGCTGTCATGACCCTTCCTTACCAAAATGCTCAGTTGTACCTCATGGTCTGCACTGAATAAGGAGCTATATCAAGATAGTCTGGCTTTTGCATTTATATACAGCCAGAGGGCGAAGAATCCAAGCTGAATTAAACATTATCTACATTTTGATGTGTGAGCTAAGATGATTGCTGCTGTTCTCATCTGTTGTATGTGAAACGTGGAATTACAGTCATGAATGTGATAGTTTAGTAGATAAAGGAAAGTAGAGGGAAACAGCTTGCCTGGTTGGCCaacctgcttgtttttcattagttttatgTTCAATACACAATGTTCTCCCTATTTGCCACTTGAGTAATTTTGAGATCTGTATGGTGTCAATATTTTGTTGATTGTATTAAATGTAAACCTGCAGCTTCTCATATACATTGCTAAAAGGAACATGGATGTATTATCAGGAATGTATATTGAACATCTATAATATAAATGTTAGGCCAGAGGTGCAAGTTTACTGTCTGCCTGCGTCTCCTGTGTACCTGACCTGCACCCCGTGGCATTGTTATGTGAATATCCAGCAGACAACACACTCTGGGTTCAGCAAGCAACAAGgtgacaagaaaaacacacacagcctaaACCACAAGTAGCGTTATATAACAGTCCTGCTCAAGTAGTCTGCCTCGGATGCGTCCTTGGTAACAATCACTATAACACCACTGAAGAAAGGACAGAATTGCATAACGACAAACATCACTTCCTCCCAAAACTCTATGCATCTGAACCCACATACTGTGCATGGAGCTCAGGTGATAATGTCAAGGATTTGATGTTTGGAACTGTATGTTTCAGCAGCCAGAGTTATGATTAATAAAATACATGCAACTCTGCAGCTTCAAaacgttgttttgttttttgacaatATGTACGCCTCCCACACCAACAGCAATAGAGATGAACAGTTTCCCTTCAAAGGCGCAGCGCATCCTTGATTTTATAACATGTATTTGATGATAAGCTGGGATGTGGCGCTCGTGTAGACAATATGCCAGTCTTTATGTAAGTGTAATACGAGTTATTCTGTGGTTTTTCTGAGAACACTGAGTGGGAGATGAGGTTGCAGTGACAGGCTTTTCTCTGTGGAATGAGAAAACTGGACACAAATATCACTCCTGtctgctgtgattttattttatttcgtCTATCATACACTCTGGCAACTCAAATTCATTACTCACCTTCAAATCCCAAATGCCCATGTCCTTGAGAGAAATCTAAATGCTACTTTTCATTTTTGCCTACACAAGCTTGCACCACCATCTGGGAACCACAGAGAACAGCCTGGACTGTTATTGCTGGAGGGAGCATGATTGAGTTCACGTAGATGGTGCAAACACAGAAGTCACTGAAGGAAGCGTTAGGGACTTGAGCTTGATTCCAGCTACCATGGATAACTAATGTAATGATGAATGTCAATGAGCAGCTGAATGGAAGCAGTTGTTTGAAGATTGATGTGCTCCTGCCAAGATTTCACTGAACACAAAGGAAGTCCTGCCAGAGGAGCTTGGCAGTAGTCAAGTTGAGAGATACCTCAGGCCTAAGGAGTTGAGGTACTAAGCCAGGTAAGgcctgattttcctgatgttaTTTTGAGCAAAGCAACATGGCCAGAGGCCAGAGGATAATTTCCCAGGATGACTAGACATTCAGTCTTAAAGAGAGGTTTAGTTTAAGGTGGCGCTCCTGCATTTTTAGATATGTCAGGCAGGCTGAGCTCCACATAGAGACTGGGTTGTTAGCTGGGAATAACAGCTAATGATCATCAGTATAGCAATGATAAGAGAAGCTGTGAGAGTAAATAATTGAGCCTGAGGTGGAAGAGTATATGGCAAAGATGAAAGATCCCGTAAGCGATCCTAGGGGCACTCCAGAAGGGAGGGTGGGCTGAGCATGTTTGTGCTTGCCAAGCCAAAACAATCACCTGTGTTGTCCATCCTATGGAAACTTGATATTGCTCTCTTAAGGTTGATTGTTGCATTTCTTTCCAGGTTGACGCATCTACTTTGACTATTTTAAAAATCTTGTTAGTACCCCAATGTAATCTCATGTTGCACTGAATTTGTTGCTTCTTTTAAATCCATCTATTCATCGATATCCAGCCAATCTTTCACAGTTTAGTTATCGCCTCAGGTGAAAACTTTAAAGGCCAGCTCCTTTTAAACTCATCTGTTTTTACTGGAACTACATTCAGCCTGATGCATAGAGTAACCTTTGTGTAGTGCATGCACAAGAAATGGTCCGTTATTAGCAAGACTTCAGAATGTCAGGTTGTATTGATTCAAAAGTTATGCTGAGTCAGAAACAACGAATGCGTTACTGTAGTCAATTTGGTCTGAACAACAGCATCCTCTGCAGCACGGAGTAAACAGACTACTAGGCAAATGAATACGGGGCAAGCTCTGCTCTGGTTTAAAACCCAGGGTTAACATGAATGCTCAAAGCGGAAGGATCATGGTGATGGACGTTTCTTACCTCTGCACATCTGTTCTGACTTGTTCCCAGATAAAAATCCTTAGCAGTCtgctctccttcactttccTTCAATGAAGGCAGCCCAAACCTCAGCGATAACGGTTAGAGTCCAGAGGCGGCCGTTGGAGACATCTCCCCACCAGAGAGCCACCAGTGTCCAGGTGGACACTGGCTTTCACTCAGAAATTTTGACATAATTTTTGAGACTGAGGGGTCTGTGatcatctcctctgtcctctcatCTGAGGGAAGTGAGTCAAAGCAAATGCAGGGTGTCTGACTATAACCTGAAAATTATCAGACGAGCTGATCTGTGATCTGCTCTCTGACCGCAGATATAAAACGTGCTGGCAACAATTTCCTGTTTACACATTCAGACAACAATGTTAACATTTTGTGGAATAATTTTTTGGGCCACGTGTTTGGAAGCAGATGAAAGGAAAGTCCCTTTACAGTTTGAGATCTTTTATGTTTGCTGTCATTTCCATCGTTACGAAATCAGTGTTGAACAATGATTTGTTCAAAGACAATGCAGTTTACTGCAGTGCAGATATAGTTTAATGGCGCTGCTGGGGAGcttttttaaaactgaattaaagCCTTTATCTCTTAAATGAACATGCAAAGTTTTTCAGCTACACTTCTATTCATACATATAGCTGAAATActttgcatgttgcatgttgcatgtgCGCAGTgtcacacaaccacacagctACCAAAGCACATGCTCACTTCCTGATGAAGCAGTCATGCAGACCTAACATATCTAACACCACAGGCCAAGCttatacaaatattttacaaatattttactTCCTCCAAACCATTTTCAAAACTATAAATAGCGAAGTTTTTTAATAATCATTctcattttttgttcttttatgaAGATACCAACTGAAATtacaagaaagaaacaaaataaataaataaaataaaataaaaaaaaaagctgattttttgGCATGAGCCGTGTGCTGGGGATCAATAtcatgctgaaaaataaaatcattccCAATCAGGACCTTTCCACAAGGAATGGAATGATTAATTTCGACCTGTCTGCACTTCTTTTTTCAGCATTCACGATCTCAATTCGACAATATCGCCAACGCCACTGGCAGAAACACAGCCCCAAACCAGGACAGACCGTCCAGTGTTTCACTGATggacacaaacatttcaaatttggATTCGTTATTCAATAATTCTCTTTTCCAGTGATCTTCATTCAAATCTTTATGAGCTTCAGCATATTTCAGCCTTTTCACCCTCTTCACCTTCAGAAAATATAGTTTCCTGGCTGCTACCCTTCTACAAAGACCATTCATGATCAAGTATCTTTGAACGGTAGTATCAAGTTGGCATCCTAATGAAGCTTCCAGATGTTGAGCCAGGTCCTTGCTGGACTTCCTTCTGTCACTGAAAGTAGAAACTCTGAGAAACTTCTCATCATTCAgtctttatttcaaaattattctgctcctttttttgtctttgaccTCTCCTGATACTTTCTTTGGCTTGAGTACCACATCttaagtatgttttttttttctttccagagcAAAATAATGATTTCATGTATGTTAAATTCTGTGATCTTTGGTATTTTTAATGGAATGATGTGACTGAAAGTTGCTCTTATACACATTAGCAAGCTTCAAATGAGTTGAACTCAGGTGTAATGGGGTCACACCAAATAAACctatgaaatttttttttattcgtcAAATACAACTACTAATTTTCCTGGATTTTCTGGCTGTTTTCTAATTTAGACGGATAAATAATTATCTATGGTCCTTATAACGTTGCTAAAAGACTAAGtctttcacagcactgtatatTTAAAGTTGTACCATTGTTCAAAGGGATCAACAGTGTAGAAATCTGACTCCTACTGTAAAAATTACACCTGAGTAACGACAGCAATCACTGAAATAAGAAAGTCAATTTTAAGATTGAACAAAACTATTTATTGTGACACAGacagatttttgtgtgtgaacgCACCAAACTGTAAAAAAGGTAAGTTGAAAGTGAGAACTGAAACCTCAATTACTTATGTACAGTACAATAACCTTGAACACGTTATATCACAGAATGCACTTCTCTGCCAACTATTAATCAGCTTTTTTTGACGTACAGTGTTCGTATGAGATCTAACCTGAATGAGAGTCTGCTCAGTCAAGTCAGTCGCAGTGGCGTCAGTCAGTCGCAGTGGCGTCAAAGTGTCTGTGATGAACTTTGATCTCATGTCTCCTTTGTAATTTTTTGCCTCGCAACAAAGAAAGGTGCTCAAAACTATCctccttttatttatctttttttttggtatcaGCACAATTGGTTTTACTGTGATCTCAAGAACCCATGAGGTTGTGGACATGAAGTGTTTGTTAAAGCGACATTATGTTTCTGTGGCACTAGCACAAGACCAGATTACCGACCTGAAGGTCTATGGCACTTTGACACACAGTAAACTGTCCCCGGTGACTCCTCTCTGTAGATTTCTTCACATCAGCAAGTTTGCCGAATGTATGGACATCCTCATCAGGTAGTCCACCTTAACCTCCAGTGCTCTGTTTATTCTGTGTATGAAGAAAAATTCTGTCAAGATCAATCAGAAATAAgcgttttgggttttttttgtttgtttgtttgtttttttttacatataacAACAGCGGAGAATCTGGCGTACCTTCTTGCTGTTTTCCACACACTTCATGTAGGCTGAGGCAATACTCGAGCAGGACAGGGTCCTTCCAGGATTCTCTATGtagcattttaaaatctgaCTTTGCAGGTCTCCACATACTGGTTGGATCTTGAAATGTCTGAGAGCACAAAAGCACAGATGTTGAAATACCACGCCGTTTTGAGGGATGGCACAACTTTACACTCAAATAGCTCTTCACGTACAACATGCACGGCCTTATTCCATGTCAGTGAAGTCTGGCATCCaactaaacacaacacacacgggTGTATAAACGCTTTGGTTGCATGGATATGTTCGTACATTTGCAGATAGAGTATAAGATATTTACATAACTGACTTACGCAAAACGGCTTTGTGTGTCGTCCTTGCCTTTCTGGTAGCTCTCAGCAGTCACTTTGCAAAATTCAGTACACTATCAAAGAGGTAAACACACCACAAGATACATCAGCACTGTTCAATAAGAAGATGTTTCAAGGCAACAGAGAATCTTTGACATCATGGACCTTGAAATACAAAGACACAGGacaataaccaaaaaaaaaaaaaaaaaaaaacaaaccttcaaataaaatatgcgGATTTCTATGGAGAAGAAAATACAGTAAGTGGTATAGGGGTAAAAAAAGGATTGCTGATGTAACGCCAAAGGAAGTGAAGAATTggacagctgtttgttttagatTAAAATTGTGGTTGTAGAGTTTTGTATTTGCTTAATTTATGTTCATTTattgggagggagagagaagtaCGCAGCAAAATAATGAACGTGTCAGGTATCGATTTTCAGGAGGCCAGCAGGGATTGGCTTTATCTGTCAGTGCGAGAGCAGGAAGTGGACGAATCTCATTAAGTCTTCGAGGCTTATctcctttgtttctgtttaatgtCAAAGTACATTGGGTCAAATGCCAGAACAAGACCATCCAATGATAGGGCAGAAGTGTGACTTTGTTTTGTCATAGTGCCCCTTAGTGGCACAAGTGATTAATGCAGCTTGAAACGCAggaaaagtatgaaaaaaatCCACTTACCCTTTTTTCAAGTTTTGCAACATGTCCCTTGAAGAGCGCTTCTCGCTCCTTTAACTCTTGCTCCATCTCCTCCAGTTGATGAGCCTGAGTGAGTTCACCATAATTATAACAACATCACCACCTCTTACACCAGTACATTAAATGCCAATAGTGTGGTTCGGTGGTTCTTACGGGTACACCCTGTGATTAATTTTTTCAGCTGAGCACCCCCAGTTTGGGGGTACTCAGCTGAAAAACCCTAAAGTATTTTTAAGGGCTTTTAAGTAgtttttaacatatatatatatatttttgttaaatCTCACGTACCCCCTGGAGTGCCTTCAAGTACCCCCAAAGGTACACATACCcccatttgagaaccactgctaTAGTTCACCATCTCATCGTTTAGATTGGTTTCAGAAGAAATTCAATTCAAGCCTCTTGACTTAATTGATACTGACAATTCTTTTCTGACTTTGATTGTTCCTTGCTACTTTCAGCTGTGGCCAggtctaaattaaaaaaaaagaaaaaaaagaaaaaataaagagtcAAACCTTGATGGGATTCACTAAGCCAAATAAAGGACATATAAGAAACTGtagataaaataatattttgtggAGAGTGACGCCCAGTTTAAACAATGACTTTGTGTTTACTGTAGATGCAAAAAACAGAGATGCGATGGCTGCCAAAGCAGAGCGATAGTAAAGGATCAATTCATGCATGCAGGATTTCTCCTGCCTTACCTTCAGCTCCATCCACTGAAACAAACAGGGGggcaacaaagagaaagaggcacAGTAAGAGGAGGAAAGACTATCACTATATACTATATTCACAAGAGATCCTGACACATACAGTACTGTGCAAAGGTTTTAGGACACCTAGATCATCATCGAACAGGCTCTGCTCTGTCCAAAATTCATTCAGCAGCCACTAGACAACAATATAAAGCCAAAGTCTTAGTGAAGTGACTGCAGGGCCAGAGGAGGCAGGGCAAGAAGAACATGGAGGGCTTGTGCAGATGGCCTGGCCCCATCATGGAGTCAGTCTGGGCTCAcatgaagagacagaagaaagtCACTTTTTCTCCCTTAATGCACAATGGTATAGGTGTATCCTGAAGCAATCTTGTTACAAgtgttctattctattctagATATAACAGTAAGTGAGAGACACAGGTTTACTGATGCTATTGCTTCGtatttaatcaaatatttttttaaacggCAAATAACaacatgttgtttttgaagCCTCCTCATATTATTTGTAGTGTTTAAACCTTTTGCACAGCACTGTCCATAGAGGTCATGTGTGTCTCCTGTTTATTCTTACATAAAGCTGTGCTGTCAGTCTCACGTCCTGCGTCTTAAAGCGCTCCTTTGTGATGGCCTCTGTCAGCTTCTCCTTGTACGCAGCCTTCTCCGCCTCCAGTGTCGTCTTCACCAGCTCCTTCACCTGGGCCTGAGCAGCTGCCCTGGCCTCGGCCTGAGCCTGAGCCCTCATCTCCTCCAGCCTCCACATACAAGGATCACCATTCAGAACATTTCCTGCAGTCTACATCTGATTCAGTGAGTGAGAACGACCAGTAGAGTGGCAGGAAATTTATCTGCTGGAATGTGcatatatacagatatatataaACAAAGTCTAAAAAATTTGTTGGCTCCAGTTTTATACCTGTACAATTGAAAAGCaaatttgtctttcttctctcacACTGTTGGTTAGACAAATATGGGACATTTGAAGATGTCACTGAGACACCTCTTAGTCTTTTCTTACAATTCTATtatattaattaattgattaagtGTGGGAAGTGCTCGGCACCTTTTTATGCATTTTCCTGTGATATTAATTAGTGTCTTACTGGTCCCTTTATAATCTCTGTCCTTACTgcctctgcagctcctgcctcctctggtcgatctcctcctccagacttctctgcagctgctcttgGATCTTCTGCCTCATCTTTTCCTCGACCACTTCAGGAGAATCGGGCAAGGCTGCTTgtgaacaaatgaaatctgGGGTAAGAAAATCAGGTTGTTAGTTTATCTCAAACCGTTCTATATCTATTAAACGATAGATGCAGTCCCTCCTGCCAACCTGCACAGATGAGGAGtacagataatggatggatggaggataaAAGAACTAATATCTATCTATTAACTTCTATTAAAGAGTTTGAGTAGCATGGTCCGCCCTGCACAGTGGTTTGCTCTATCATCTCACAGCCAGAAGGTTCTCGGCTTGtatattagggttagggtcgtTGTGCCTGACTTGGTAGGGTTGTTCTGGATGCTCCTGCTTCCTCCCACGATCCAAGGACATGCAGTTTTAGGTTAAGTGGTGACCCTGATTTGCCTGTCGGTCTGAGTTTGAACATGGATGGATTTTTgtgccaaaacacacaaacaatatgTGGGCAGTTATCatgtggatatttttttttattataatccATCTCTAACTACATGCAAACTGTAGTATTCAATCCTGCTTCTCTATTCAAAATGACATCATGTGTCTCAGGGAGatgtaataaaacacacagagttGAGCACTATGTCAATTCCAGAAAATTTGTCTCACAAATCAGCACTTGAATGGATATTGAGATGAACGTCACTTACCTTCATCAGAAGCTGGTGGCACTGAGGCATCAACAAGTACTTCATCCTCTATGGGGGCCAGAGGCTGCGTGGGAATGGTCTTCTCAGGAACTGGACCAGATGGAGGTGGTACCAGAGGTTTACGATCAGGTGCATCAGTGGGAATGACAGACAGCTCCACACAGTGACACGGAGGGCAGGGTTCTTCCAAAGGGAGGCCTGGAGGCGGTGGAACCAGTTCAGCTGGAGTTGGTGGATCAACAAATGGAGCCAAAACTGGCTGCACATCTTCAGCTGCATCAGGCGGGACTGCAGGCTCTGCCTGAGGGGGCATGTCTACAGCTTCAAACAGAGCTGAATCAGCAAGGGAGGCTGGAATTTCTGGTTCAAAGGGTGGCAGGTCAACAGCGCTGGGAGACTGAACCACTTCCTCTGGTTGGACTGAAGGGACAATGGCCTCAGGAAGTTGAAcagatggagcagcagcaggttcaggAGGTGGAGGTGCTGGTTTCTCAGGCCcagatggagctgcagcagcaggttcagGAGGTGGAGGTGCTGGTTTCTCAGGTCcagatggagctgcagcagcaggctcaGGAGGTGGAGGTGCTGGTTTCTCAGGTCcagatggagctgcagcagcaggctcaGGAGGTGGAGGTGCTGGTTTCTCAGGTCcagatggagctgcagcagcaggctcaAGAGGTGGAGGTGCTGGTTTCTCAGGTCcagatggagctgcagcagctgagggtGAATCAACAAGTGGGGGAGGGAAAAAACGTTCAGGAGGAGGCAGAACTGTTGACTCTGCTGCAGTTGGGGGAGGTGCGGATTGACTAGATTCCTCTGGTTGAacagaggggggagggagagtgTGAAACTtcacaggaggaggggggggcattTTTACAGTAACAGGAGCAGGGTCCACTGGTGGGGGTGTAGGTGGGGCCTCCTGGGAGGGGGGAGGTGTCGGAAGAGGTACGAGATGGTCGATAGAAGCGGGAAATGAGggaggtgtttgtgtttcagggaaGTGAGAAGGAGGAGCTTCATCCTGTGAGGGCGGAGGATGGACGACCTGCGACGGCTGTCTCATGCGTTTGATGACTCTGTCAGACAGCTGGAGGAAATAATGCAGATTTAGATATGGTTCAAGGTACACATTAGCGAGTGTTCAATCTGATTTCTTTTCCACAGAAATTACAGAAAGTGTTTTTCAGTCTTACTACATTTAGTGCTGATCTACAGCAAACCTGGAGTATTTTGCTGTGCAAGCAAttattattctgtattttttgtcgTTGTCTAAAGACGTCCTGTGACAAAGATGTTGGGATTCTTCTTCTTAACATTATTGctaatattaatattcaaaaGAAAGGAGTAACGGCACGGAAAACCACATTTCTGTTTAACCTTTTCAACCTTATGGAAAATCCTGCCCtgtgttgtattattattattattattttgaggAAATCTTAATTAAAATATCAAGTTAGACAAATGCATAATAGGTTTTCTTCAAATGATCAATTGACCGCCAACCAtgttcatctatttatttatttttaagaaataaatattaaacattaaacGCCCCAGCCTGACCAGTCCATCTCCTGCCCTGACAGCAATAACATGGACAAATACCACTAAACTGGATATttagtgaaaaacaaacaaaaaaacacgtGACTCTGCAGAcatcatctctgctgcagcagctctgcagacTGGAGGTGCATGGACCTTTAGTTTCTCTGAAAGCTTCCTAATGGAGTTGCGCTTGTTTCCAGAGCTTTCACTCACCCTGATGCCCTTCACAAGTGTGACTCCTCCGACTCCACCGTCTTCATGGGAAAGGTGACTGGGGCCGTTCCCCCCCATCCTCACCGCAGATCCTAAGTCCACAGCCTGTGGTGGAGGATCCGAGTTATCTCTGAAGTTCCAACAGCTGAGACTGAGCCGCCCCGCCCACCTCTGACCCAACAACATCAGCTGCCATTGGCTGAGCTGAACAACGCCCCCCCGGGTTGGTCAGCTGGCTCATGAAACCAGTGAGATGTTAAGAGTACATTGTGTCCCaacgtaaaaaaaataaaataaaactatctagaaaaaaaacttttaaaggaAAACATCTTGTTGTTCTGACTTTGGAAAAACCGGGGGAATAATCTTTAAGTGCTGGCACGGCGTTATTGTAATTTCACTGATAAcgtttttaacatttttattgtgcatgtttCCACATGTTGACAAATGCTGCCCATGTTCACCTGAGACAatatgacatgaaaaataaaatccatgaACTCCATAAATGATCCCTCCATATTTCTCCTGTGATAATATCTTCAGCTGCTCCCTTTAGTGAGTGTATGAATGTTAGCCTCACATTAATATGAGATCAGTCAGATTACATGTGTATTTCACATCATGTAAATATGGATAAAATCAGATCTCCCCTCTcaaataaatattcacacacTACAGGCCAAAATTCATGACTTTGCTTGTATAACATACTAATGCAAAGAAATAACTTTGCTGAAATTCTGTATTTCTTCAGTGAAAACACCAAAACCATCAACAAATTGATCCTGTtctcaataaaataataaatactcTGTCACCTTTACTATGAATTACTCCACTGTTGAAAACCATCTCTAACAGATGAAGTATTTACTGGTAGCATGGAGTATGGAGTATGGAGTATCTGGCAACAAATAGTGTCCAGTTGTGTTAAGAATTTAGACAACCTTTCAATAATTTAACAGAATATTGGTGACCTGTTAAAAGCTGAAATAAGATGTAAACAATGATATATCTAAGGCTCCAGcgaattcacttttttttttctccccccaaaTTGGGCTACAAACAAAGTACCATCATCAAGTATCTTGTTTTGACTAACCAATAgtcaacaacccccccccccctaataTCCCATGTAATGTTATGTGAAGCgactcacattttaaatgtagaaATCATTGTGTTGAGGATTTTTGCCTTATGAAAATATCTTCCGGACAACGCCACTATTAGCTAAAATAAATTGATTGTGTAACTGCTAATTGTTCGGTAAGTGACAAGTGATCACTGCAGTTCTCACCTTTTAGGTACAGAACAGCACTATCACGGATTCAGAGTCCCCTGATACGTACAAGTATCATGCtctagctctgtttttggtcttttccAACTCCTGAAGGGAAATATCTGACTCTTATATCTGACCCTGACGTTAATTTGTTCACCAGGTCACCTGCTATGTGTTAACTATGGTCTCAGCTGAGTATGTGATCTG contains:
- the LOC115056621 gene encoding vegetative cell wall protein gp1-like isoform X1; its protein translation is MGGNGPSHLSHEDGGVGGVTLVKGIRLSDRVIKRMRQPSQVVHPPPSQDEAPPSHFPETQTPPSFPASIDHLVPLPTPPPSQEAPPTPPPVDPAPVTVKMPPPPPVKFHTLPPPSVQPEESSQSAPPPTAAESTVLPPPERFFPPPLVDSPSAAAAPSGPEKPAPPPLEPAAAAPSGPEKPAPPPPEPAAAAPSGPEKPAPPPPEPAAAAPSGPEKPAPPPPEPAAAAPSGPEKPAPPPPEPAAAPSVQLPEAIVPSVQPEEVVQSPSAVDLPPFEPEIPASLADSALFEAVDMPPQAEPAVPPDAAEDVQPVLAPFVDPPTPAELVPPPPGLPLEEPCPPCHCVELSVIPTDAPDRKPLVPPPSGPVPEKTIPTQPLAPIEDEVLVDASVPPASDEDFICSQAALPDSPEVVEEKMRQKIQEQLQRSLEEEIDQRRQELQRQLEEMRAQAQAEARAAAQAQVKELVKTTLEAEKAAYKEKLTEAITKERFKTQDVRLTAQLYWMELKAHQLEEMEQELKEREALFKGHVAKLEKRCTEFCKVTAESYQKGKDDTQSRFAHFKIQPVCGDLQSQILKCYIENPGRTLSCSSIASAYMKCVENSKKNKQSTGG
- the LOC115056621 gene encoding basic proline-rich protein-like isoform X3, translated to MGGNGPSHLSHEDGGVGGVTLVKGIRLSDRVIKRMRQPSQVVHPPPSQDEAPPSHFPETQTPPSFPASIDHLVPLPTPPPSQEAPPTPPPVDPAPVTVKMPPPPPVKFHTLPPPSVQPEESSQSAPPPTAAESTVLPPPERFFPPPLVDSPSAAAAPSGPEKPAPPPLEPAAAAPSGPEKPAPPPPEPAAAAPSGPEKPAPPPPEPAAAAPSGPEKPAPPPPEPAAAAPSGPEKPAPPPPEPAAAPSVQLPEAIVPSVQPEEVVQSPSAVDLPPFEPEIPASLADSALFEAVDMPPQAEPAVPPDAAEDVQPVLAPFVDPPTPAELVPPPPGLPLEEPCPPCHCVELSVIPTDAPDRKPLVPPPSGPVPEKTIPTQPLAPIEDEVLVDASVPPASDEALPDSPEVVEEKMRQKIQEQLQRSLEEEIDQRRQELQRQLEEMRAQAQAEARAAAQAQVKELVKTTLEAEKAAYKEKLTEAITKERFKTQDVRLTAQLYWMELKAHQLEEMEQELKEREALFKGHVAKLEKRCTEFCKVTAESYQKGKDDTQSRFAHFKIQPVCGDLQSQILKCYIENPGRTLSCSSIASAYMKCVENSKKNKQSTGG
- the LOC115056621 gene encoding vegetative cell wall protein gp1-like isoform X2; protein product: MGGNGPSHLSHEDGGVGGVTLVKGIRLSDRVIKRMRQPSQVVHPPPSQDEAPPSHFPETQTPPSFPASIDHLVPLPTPPPSQEAPPTPPPVDPAPVTVKMPPPPPVKFHTLPPPSVQPEESSQSAPPPTAAESTVLPPPERFFPPPLVDSPSAAAAPSGPEKPAPPPLEPAAAAPSGPEKPAPPPPEPAAAAPSGPEKPAPPPPEPAAAAPSGPEKPAPPPPEPAAAAPSGPEKPAPPPPEPAAAPSVQLPEAIVPSVQPEEVVQSPSAVDLPPFEPEIPASLADSALFEAVDMPPQAEPAVPPDAAEDVQPVLAPFVDPPTPAELVPPPPGLPLEEPCPPCHCVELSVIPTDAPDRKPLVPPPSGPVPEKTIPTQPLAPIEDEVLVDASVPPASDEAALPDSPEVVEEKMRQKIQEQLQRSLEEEIDQRRQELQRQLEEMRAQAQAEARAAAQAQVKELVKTTLEAEKAAYKEKLTEAITKERFKTQDVRLTAQLYWMELKAHQLEEMEQELKEREALFKGHVAKLEKRCTEFCKVTAESYQKGKDDTQSRFAHFKIQPVCGDLQSQILKCYIENPGRTLSCSSIASAYMKCVENSKKNKQSTGG